Proteins encoded by one window of Lasioglossum baleicum chromosome 4, iyLasBale1, whole genome shotgun sequence:
- the LOC143207958 gene encoding very long chain fatty acid elongase 7, whose product MATLLRRIYYGYRYINDELSDPRTMDFWLIGNPWGTLGIVALYLYFVRELGPNLMAKREPFNLHRIMQIYNVIQIVLCSYLLYKALTLAWLDDYNIICEPVNYSLAPKQREIASMVWLYFIVKLIDLLDTVFFVLRKKENQISFLHVYHHAGMAIGTWAATKFLAGGHLTFLGTINSFVHVVMYTHYLATSFRIRTNWWKKYITQLQLFQFFLILMHYVVLVWAEDCGFPKWTSAVLIPQNLFMMVLFGDFYYKTYIRKPQPKVSQNGVSAEATNGKLKKSQ is encoded by the exons ATGGCGACGTTGCTGAGACGAATTTACTATGGGTACCGCTACATCAACGATGAACTATCAG ATCCGCGAACGATGGACTTCTGGCTGATCGGTAACCCATGGGGAACGCTGGGCATAGTGGCGCTATACTTATACTTCGTGCGGGAATTAGGCCCGAACTTGATGGCGAAGAGGGAACCCTTTAACCTTCACAGGATCATGCAGATATACAACGTCATACAGATAGTATTATGCTCGTATCTACTCTACAAG GCGTTGACTCTAGCCTGGCTGGACGACTACAACATAATCTGCGAGCCGGTTAACTATTCGCTGGCTCCAAAGCAGAGAGAG ATTGCCAGTATGGTCTGGCTGTACTTCATCGTGAAGCTGATCGATCTACTGGACACCGTTTTCTTTGTTTTACGGAAAAAGGAGAACCAGATCTCGTTTCTTCACGTCTATCATCATGCTGGAATGGCCATCGGCACGTGGGCGGCCACCAAATTTCTCGCTGGCGGCCATCTTACCTTTCTCG GAACAATCAACTCGTTCGTGCACGTGGTGATGTACACCCACTACCTGGCGACATCCTTCCGGATAAGAACAAACTGGTGGAAGAAGTACATCACCCAGTTGCAGCTGTTTCAATTCTTCCTGATCCTGATGCACTACGTGGTTCTGGTGTGGGCGGAGGACTGCGGTTTCCCGAAATGGACATCGGCAGTCTTGATACCGCAGAATCTATTCATGATGGTGTTGTTCGGGGACTTTTACTACAAGACCTACATCAGGAAGCCGCAGCCGAAGGTCAGCCAGAACGGCGTCTCCGCGGAAGCGACGAACGGGAAGTTGAAGAAGAGCCAATAG
- the LOC143207869 gene encoding very long chain fatty acid elongase AAEL008004, producing the protein MSGIIEVYKDYMYNKNDPRTSDWFLVLNPGPLFMILVTYVYFCTSAGPRYMRDKKPYDLRTVMILYNIVQVVFSVYLFYEGMVSGWLTDYSYSCQPVDYSNNPQALRMARAVHLYYMCKLVELLDTVFFVLRKKNRQISGLHLYHHALMPICAWIGIRWLPNGHGTLLGVINTLVHVVMYTYYLLAAMGPHMNKYLWWKKHLTTMQLVQFIIVFLHSFQVMFNGCNYPKTIAFLLTLNSVLFFYMFGSFYIENYLKSKGRSAPSNEQLKSKPE; encoded by the exons ATGTCGGGCATCATCGAGGTGTACAAAGACTACATGTACAACAAAAATG ATCCCAGGACCTCAGATTGGTTCCTGGTGTTGAACCCAGGACCATTGTTCATGATCCTGGTCACCTATGTATACTTTTGCACGTCTGCTGGACCGAGGTACATGAGGGACAAGAAGCCATACGACCTGAGGACCGTGATGATCCTGTACAACATCGTGCAAGTGGTGTTCAGCGTCTATCTATTCTACGAGGGTATGGTGAGCGGCTGGTTGACCGACTACAGTTACTCTTGTCAGCCGGTCGATTACTCTAACAACCCACAAGCGCTTAGG ATGGCGCGAGCGGTGCACTTGTACTACATGTGCAAGCTAGTGGAGCTCCTGGACACGGTGTTCTTCGTTCTGCGCAAGAAGAACCGTCAGATCAGCGGTCTCCATCTCTACCATCACGCGTTGATGCCGATCTGCGCCTGGATAGGTATCAGATGGCTGCCAAACGGTCACGGTACTCTTCTAGGCGTGATCAACACCCTCGTCCACGTGGTGATGTACACCTACTACCTGCTAGCAGCGATGGGTCCGCATATGAACAAATACCTCTGGTGGAAGAAGCATCTGACGACGATGCAGCTGGTCCAGTTCATCATCGTGTTCCTGCACTCGTTCCAGGTGATGTTCAACGGGTGCAACTACCCGAAGACGATCGCGTTCCTGCTGACCTTGAACTCGGTGCTCTTCTTTTACATGTTCGGCTCGTTCTACATCGAGAACTACCTGAAGTCGAAAGGAAGATCAGCACCGAGCAACGAACAGTTAAAGAGCAAACCGGAGTAG